The following proteins come from a genomic window of Pseudomonas putida:
- a CDS encoding ChaN family lipoprotein, giving the protein MHHSVLSGALLGLLLALGGCQASLPPLPAWQSSEGRDSAELGQIHDLASGKVISPEQLVEQLVGVPRVLVGEKHDNADHHALQLWLMRAMQARRAQGSLLLEMLQPEQQSRVDAVEGQARLPQDLPKALAWQEGWDWQLYGPIVREALGNHIPLLAANLSPGEIRQAYRQAAAVPGAQSNAPSVKAALLEQVRAGHCNLLPESQLPAMLAVQQQRDRRIAERLLSAPQPALVFAGAFHARKDLGVPLHLADLGAEGQSKVLLLAEVGQQVSAGMADFVWYTAATPEQDYCAALRN; this is encoded by the coding sequence ATGCATCATTCAGTACTGTCCGGCGCGTTGCTGGGCTTGTTGCTGGCGTTGGGGGGCTGCCAGGCCAGCTTGCCGCCGTTACCCGCCTGGCAGAGTAGCGAGGGGCGTGACAGCGCAGAGCTGGGGCAAATCCACGATCTGGCCAGCGGCAAGGTCATCAGCCCGGAACAGCTGGTCGAGCAACTGGTTGGCGTACCGCGAGTGCTGGTAGGCGAAAAGCATGACAATGCCGACCATCACGCCTTGCAACTTTGGTTGATGCGCGCGATGCAGGCCCGGCGAGCGCAGGGCAGCCTGCTTCTGGAAATGCTGCAACCGGAGCAACAGTCACGGGTCGATGCGGTTGAAGGCCAGGCCCGGTTGCCGCAGGACCTGCCCAAGGCCCTGGCGTGGCAGGAGGGCTGGGACTGGCAGCTGTACGGGCCGATCGTACGGGAAGCACTGGGTAACCATATTCCCCTTCTGGCCGCCAACCTGTCGCCTGGCGAAATTCGCCAAGCCTATCGGCAGGCGGCGGCGGTGCCGGGGGCGCAGTCCAATGCCCCGTCAGTAAAGGCGGCATTGCTCGAGCAGGTGAGGGCCGGGCACTGTAATTTGCTCCCCGAGAGCCAGTTGCCGGCCATGCTGGCCGTTCAGCAACAACGTGACCGGCGCATTGCCGAGCGGCTGCTCTCGGCGCCGCAGCCGGCCTTGGTGTTTGCCGGTGCATTCCACGCACGCAAGGACTTGGGCGTGCCATTGCACCTTGCCGACCTGGGTGCAGAGGGGCAGAGCAAGGTGCTGCTGTTGGCCGAGGTTGGTCAGCAGGTCAGTGCGGGGATGGCAGATTTTGTTTGGTATACAGCCGCGACGCCAGAGCAGGATTATTGCGCAGCGTTGCGTAATTAG
- a CDS encoding TfoX/Sxy family protein produces MNDELQHLKNLGKTSAQWLHAAGIHSASDLRRLGAVGAYQAVKTRGFRASKVLLYAIEGALLDMHWNDLPAERKQALNQQLDAKCPAQKNAK; encoded by the coding sequence ATGAACGATGAATTGCAGCATCTGAAGAATCTTGGAAAGACCTCCGCGCAGTGGTTGCATGCGGCCGGTATCCACAGTGCATCGGATTTGCGTCGACTCGGCGCGGTAGGTGCGTACCAGGCCGTGAAAACCCGAGGATTCCGGGCGTCGAAGGTGTTGCTGTACGCCATTGAAGGCGCGCTGCTGGACATGCACTGGAACGATTTGCCAGCCGAGCGCAAGCAAGCGCTCAATCAACAACTCGATGCGAAATGCCCTGCGCAAAAAAATGCGAAATAA
- a CDS encoding AAA family ATPase, whose translation MSQALIKALQNPALYPHPVDGFQLIETHISWVLLTGEYAYKIKKPMNFGFLDFTGLDQRQHFCTEELRLNQRLTDGLYLEVLPITGSAEAPQLGGEGAAIEYALKMRQFPQGQMLNTLQANGELNAGHIDQMARQIAEFHLQTPKVPAEQPYGSPESVMAPVEQNFEQIRPFLSDKADLQQLDNLQAWARSSFERLEGLFAARKANGFTRECHGDIHLGNATVIDGKVVIFDCIEFNEPFRMTDVWADTGFLAMDLEDRGLKCLARRFVSQYLELTGDYEGLEVLNFYKAYRALVRAKIALFSMPADADGVQRATSLRTYRNYANLAESYSAIPSRLLAITHGVSAVGKSHVAMRLVEALGAVRVRSDVERKRLFGEQQTAEAGQLQAGIYDNDASTATYQRLHQLAATILRAGFPVVLDATYLKHEHRKAAAEVASGTGVPLLILDCQAPEAVIASWLEQRQAQASDPSDATLEVVKAQQASREPLDDVELQQSTRVDTQDASSMDQVIDQIRQRLPGL comes from the coding sequence GTGAGCCAAGCCTTGATCAAAGCGTTGCAGAACCCTGCCCTCTACCCTCACCCCGTGGACGGGTTCCAACTCATCGAGACGCACATCTCCTGGGTCCTGCTCACTGGCGAATACGCCTACAAGATCAAGAAGCCGATGAATTTCGGCTTCCTCGACTTCACCGGGCTTGATCAGCGCCAGCATTTCTGTACCGAAGAGTTGCGCCTGAACCAGCGCCTGACGGACGGTCTGTACCTGGAAGTGCTGCCGATCACTGGCAGCGCCGAAGCACCGCAGCTTGGCGGTGAAGGTGCGGCGATCGAGTACGCGCTGAAAATGCGTCAGTTCCCGCAGGGGCAGATGCTCAACACCCTGCAGGCTAACGGTGAACTGAATGCCGGCCACATTGACCAGATGGCCCGGCAGATCGCCGAATTCCACCTGCAGACTCCGAAAGTGCCCGCCGAGCAGCCATATGGCTCTCCTGAAAGTGTCATGGCCCCGGTCGAGCAGAACTTCGAGCAGATCCGCCCGTTCCTCAGTGACAAGGCCGACCTGCAGCAGCTAGACAATCTTCAGGCCTGGGCGCGCAGCAGTTTCGAGCGTCTTGAAGGCCTGTTCGCGGCGCGCAAGGCCAATGGTTTCACACGCGAATGCCATGGCGACATTCATTTGGGTAACGCTACGGTGATCGATGGCAAGGTCGTGATCTTCGACTGCATCGAGTTCAACGAACCGTTCCGCATGACCGACGTCTGGGCCGACACCGGTTTCCTCGCCATGGACCTGGAAGACCGTGGTCTCAAATGCCTGGCTCGGCGCTTTGTCAGCCAGTACCTGGAACTGACCGGCGACTATGAAGGCCTGGAAGTGCTGAACTTCTACAAAGCCTACCGCGCTCTGGTCCGGGCAAAGATCGCCCTGTTCAGCATGCCGGCCGATGCCGATGGCGTGCAGCGCGCCACCAGCCTGCGCACCTACCGCAACTACGCCAACCTGGCAGAAAGCTACAGTGCCATCCCTTCGCGCCTGCTAGCCATCACCCATGGCGTCTCGGCCGTGGGCAAGAGCCACGTCGCCATGCGCCTGGTCGAAGCCTTGGGCGCCGTGCGCGTGCGTTCGGATGTGGAGCGCAAGCGCCTGTTCGGTGAACAGCAAACAGCCGAAGCAGGCCAACTGCAAGCCGGCATCTACGACAACGATGCCAGCACCGCCACTTACCAGCGCCTGCACCAGCTTGCCGCGACAATCCTGCGCGCAGGCTTCCCGGTAGTGCTCGATGCCACTTACCTCAAGCACGAACACCGCAAGGCCGCAGCCGAGGTTGCGAGCGGTACCGGCGTGCCATTGCTGATCCTCGATTGCCAGGCACCGGAGGCGGTCATCGCCAGTTGGCTGGAGCAGCGCCAGGCCCAGGCTAGCGACCCGTCGGACGCCACCCTGGAAGTGGTCAAGGCACAACAGGCCAGCCGTGAGCCGTTGGATGATGTGGAACTGCAGCAGAGCACGCGCGTTGATACTCAGGATGCCAGCAGCATGGACCAGGTGATCGATCAGATCCGTCAGCGTTTGCCAGGTCTTTAA
- the mrcB gene encoding penicillin-binding protein 1B produces MTRTRNSRTPKKRPTGRSRAWLGWALKLSLVGLVIIAGFAVYLDAVVQEKFSGKRWTIPAKVYARPLELFVGQKLSKNDFLTELDALGYRRESAANGPGAAAVNGNTVDLNTRGFQFYEGMEPAQFVRVRFSGDYVAGLSGANNGKLDVVRLEPLMIGGIYPKNLEDRILIKIDQVPPYLLETLVATEDRDFYSHFGVSPKSIARAIWVNTSAGTMRQGGSTLTQQLVKNFYLTSERTLSRKLTEAMMAVLLEMHYDKREILEAYLNEVFVGQDGQRAVHGFGLASQFFFSQPLSELKLHQIALLVGMVKGPSYYNPRRHPERALARRNLVLDLVAEQGVASQEAVDAAKKMPLGVTKRGSLADSSFPAFLDLVKRQLRQDYRDEDLTEEGLRIFTSFDPILQMKAETSMNETFKRLSGRKGADEVESAMVVTNPETGEVQALIGSRQAGFAGFNRAIDAVRPIGSLVKPAVYLTALEQPSKYTLTSWVQDEAFSVKGANGQVWRPQNYDRRPHGTIYLYQGLANSYNLSTAKIGLEVGVPNVIKTIGRLGVNVDWPAFPAMLLGAGGMSPMQVATMYQTIANGGFNTPMRGIRSVLTAEGEPLKRYPFQIQQTFDPGSIYLVQNAMQRVMREGTGRSVYNVLPRSLTLAGKTGTSNDSRDSWFSGFSQDLLAVVWMGRDDNGKTPFTGATGALQVWTSFMKKADPLPLDMPQPDNVVQAWIDPYSGQGSDASCPGAVQMPYIRGSEPPAGAICGGEQNPAESVMDWVKGWMN; encoded by the coding sequence ATGACTCGAACCCGAAATTCCCGAACTCCTAAGAAACGCCCGACCGGCCGCTCGCGCGCCTGGCTGGGCTGGGCGTTGAAGCTCAGCCTGGTCGGCCTGGTGATCATTGCCGGCTTCGCGGTTTACCTCGATGCTGTCGTCCAGGAGAAGTTCTCCGGCAAGCGTTGGACCATCCCTGCCAAGGTGTACGCCCGGCCGCTGGAGCTGTTCGTCGGCCAGAAGCTGAGCAAGAACGACTTCCTCACCGAACTCGATGCCCTCGGCTACCGGCGTGAAAGCGCGGCCAATGGCCCGGGCGCTGCGGCTGTCAACGGTAACACCGTCGACCTCAACACCCGCGGCTTCCAGTTTTACGAGGGTATGGAACCCGCGCAGTTCGTGCGTGTGCGCTTCTCCGGCGACTACGTTGCCGGGCTGTCCGGCGCCAACAATGGCAAGCTGGATGTGGTGCGCCTCGAGCCGTTGATGATCGGGGGCATCTACCCGAAGAACCTTGAGGACCGCATCCTGATCAAGATCGATCAGGTGCCGCCGTACTTGCTCGAAACCCTGGTGGCAACGGAAGACCGAGACTTCTATAGCCACTTCGGCGTGTCGCCCAAGTCCATCGCTCGCGCAATCTGGGTCAATACTTCCGCCGGTACCATGCGCCAGGGTGGCAGTACCCTGACCCAGCAGTTGGTGAAGAACTTCTACCTGACCAGCGAGCGCACACTCAGCCGCAAGCTGACCGAAGCGATGATGGCCGTACTGCTGGAGATGCACTACGACAAGCGTGAAATTCTCGAGGCCTACCTCAACGAGGTATTCGTCGGCCAAGATGGGCAGCGCGCCGTGCATGGGTTTGGCCTGGCCAGCCAGTTCTTCTTCAGCCAACCGCTGTCGGAACTCAAATTGCACCAGATCGCCCTGTTGGTGGGTATGGTCAAAGGGCCGTCCTACTACAACCCGCGTCGCCACCCCGAACGGGCTCTGGCGCGGCGTAACCTGGTCCTGGACCTTGTGGCCGAGCAGGGCGTTGCGAGCCAGGAAGCGGTCGATGCGGCGAAGAAGATGCCGCTGGGCGTGACCAAGCGAGGCAGCCTGGCCGACAGTTCGTTCCCGGCCTTCCTCGACCTGGTCAAGCGTCAGCTGCGCCAGGACTATCGCGATGAAGACTTGACTGAAGAGGGCCTGCGCATCTTCACCAGTTTCGACCCGATCCTGCAGATGAAGGCCGAAACCTCGATGAATGAGACCTTCAAGCGTCTGTCAGGGCGCAAAGGCGCTGACGAGGTCGAGTCGGCGATGGTCGTGACCAACCCGGAAACAGGTGAGGTGCAGGCGCTTATCGGCAGTCGTCAGGCCGGATTCGCCGGCTTCAACCGTGCCATCGATGCCGTGCGGCCGATTGGCTCGCTGGTCAAACCGGCGGTGTATCTGACCGCGCTGGAGCAGCCGAGCAAGTACACCCTTACCAGTTGGGTGCAGGACGAGGCGTTTTCGGTCAAGGGCGCCAATGGCCAAGTGTGGCGCCCGCAAAACTATGACCGCCGCCCGCATGGCACCATTTACCTGTACCAGGGGCTGGCCAACTCCTACAACCTGTCGACCGCCAAGATCGGCCTGGAAGTGGGTGTGCCCAACGTCATCAAGACCATCGGCCGGCTCGGGGTCAATGTCGACTGGCCAGCGTTCCCGGCAATGCTGCTGGGGGCTGGTGGCATGTCGCCGATGCAAGTGGCGACCATGTACCAGACCATCGCCAATGGCGGTTTCAATACGCCGATGCGCGGTATCCGCAGTGTGCTCACCGCCGAAGGTGAGCCGCTCAAGCGTTACCCGTTCCAGATCCAGCAGACCTTCGATCCGGGCTCCATCTACCTGGTACAGAACGCGATGCAGCGGGTGATGCGCGAAGGTACCGGCCGCTCCGTGTACAACGTGCTGCCCAGGTCGCTGACCCTGGCGGGCAAGACCGGTACCAGTAACGACTCGCGTGACAGCTGGTTCTCAGGCTTCAGCCAGGACCTGCTGGCGGTGGTGTGGATGGGCCGAGACGATAACGGCAAGACACCGTTCACCGGTGCCACTGGCGCACTGCAGGTGTGGACCAGCTTCATGAAGAAGGCTGACCCGCTGCCGCTGGACATGCCGCAACCGGACAACGTTGTACAGGCCTGGATCGACCCCTACAGTGGGCAGGGTTCCGACGCAAGCTGTCCGGGAGCGGTGCAGATGCCGTATATTCGCGGGAGCGAACCGCCCGCCGGCGCGATCTGTGGCGGCGAGCAGAATCCGGCAGAATCGGTCATGGACTGGGTCAAAGGCTGGATGAATTAA
- a CDS encoding tetratricopeptide repeat protein, which produces MRCEVKKWWFPAVTALVVLQGCSSVQRGNIPVVDSSTRVSNSERVTANRSAAGISNGTSQAQTLPEDSGVTVMIPQGAGATGIQTFPAGNGVAPISTTPITTGPGTSAPMATNPNPIADEPFDIASMNSAPAAASAPTGIPRSSAASGGLSADEQLDGPVLALLTTAQSQQGSGDFNGAASSLERAQRIAPREPQVLFRLAQVRLSQGDAAQAEQLARRALTYANGRPDLQAELWNTIAQAREKQGDSAGAALARQKARVNS; this is translated from the coding sequence ATGAGGTGTGAAGTGAAAAAGTGGTGGTTTCCTGCCGTGACGGCACTGGTGGTGCTGCAGGGCTGTTCAAGCGTTCAGCGTGGCAACATCCCGGTTGTGGACTCGAGCACACGGGTGTCCAACAGCGAACGCGTGACGGCCAACCGCTCGGCGGCCGGCATCAGTAACGGCACATCGCAAGCGCAGACCCTGCCCGAGGACTCCGGCGTAACCGTGATGATTCCGCAAGGCGCCGGTGCCACGGGCATTCAGACGTTCCCCGCAGGCAATGGCGTGGCCCCGATCAGCACCACGCCGATTACCACTGGCCCTGGCACATCTGCACCGATGGCGACCAACCCTAACCCGATCGCCGACGAACCGTTCGACATCGCGTCGATGAACAGTGCCCCGGCCGCTGCCAGCGCGCCGACCGGCATTCCGCGCAGCAGTGCTGCATCCGGGGGGCTCTCGGCTGACGAGCAGCTCGATGGCCCGGTGCTGGCACTGTTGACCACTGCCCAGTCGCAACAGGGCAGTGGCGACTTCAACGGTGCAGCCTCGAGCCTGGAGCGTGCCCAGCGCATCGCCCCGCGTGAGCCGCAGGTACTGTTCCGTCTGGCGCAGGTGCGCCTGTCCCAAGGCGATGCGGCGCAGGCCGAGCAGTTGGCGCGCCGTGCCCTGACCTATGCCAATGGTCGCCCTGACCTTCAGGCCGAGCTGTGGAATACCATCGCCCAGGCCCGTGAGAAACAGGGTGACAGCGCCGGCGCAGCGCTGGCCCGGCAAAAAGCGCGGGTCAACTCCTGA
- a CDS encoding YqcC family protein, translating to MIEQRILDIADHLLLIERELIVQGWWADEPPSDEALASTVPFAVDSMSFEQWLQWIFLPRMKIIIELGQPLPNASSILVMAETVFVDRPEQSRELRRLLAEFDQLIAA from the coding sequence ATGATCGAGCAGCGTATTCTGGATATCGCCGACCACCTGCTGCTCATTGAGCGCGAGTTGATCGTGCAGGGTTGGTGGGCTGACGAGCCGCCAAGCGATGAGGCTCTGGCCAGCACGGTGCCTTTTGCGGTCGATAGCATGAGCTTCGAGCAGTGGCTGCAGTGGATATTTCTGCCGCGCATGAAGATCATCATCGAGCTTGGTCAACCGCTGCCCAACGCCTCAAGCATTCTGGTGATGGCCGAGACGGTGTTCGTCGATCGGCCGGAGCAGAGTCGTGAGTTGCGGCGCCTGCTGGCAGAGTTCGATCAATTGATCGCTGCTTGA
- a CDS encoding acetolactate synthase 3 large subunit — MELLSGAEMVVRFLRDEGVKHIYGYPGGALLHVYDALFKEPEVEHILVRHEQAATHMADGYARATGKAGVVLVTSGPGATNAITGIATAYMDSIPMVILSGQVPSTMVGTDAFQETDMIGISRPIVKHSFMIKHATEIPEVLKKAFYLAQSGRPGPVVVDIPKDMTNPAEKFEYVYPKKVKLRSYSPAVRGHSGQIRKAAEMLLAAKRPIVYAGGGVILGGGSEALTEIAKSLNLPVTNTLMGLGGFPGTDRQFLGMLGMHGSYTANMAMHNADVIFAVGARFDDRVVNGPAKFCPNAKIIHIDIDPASISKMIKADVPIVGPVDSVLSEMLGILKEIGEQPDKTAAEAWWKQIDEWRGNGELFPYNKGDGSVIKPQTVIETLCEVTNGDAFVTSDVGQHQMFAAQYYRFNKPNRWINSGGLGTMGFGFPAAMGIKLNFPDQDVACVTGEGSIQMNIQELSTCMQYGLPVKIVNLNNGVLGMVRQWQDMAYNGRHSHSYVESLPDFIKLAEAYGHVGIRITSLKDLKPKLEEAFAMKDRLVFIDIAVDRTEHVYPMQIKDGSMRDMWLSKTERT; from the coding sequence GTGGAGCTTTTATCTGGCGCTGAGATGGTCGTCCGCTTCTTGCGTGACGAAGGCGTTAAGCACATCTACGGGTACCCTGGTGGTGCTCTCCTGCATGTTTACGACGCCCTGTTCAAAGAACCGGAAGTCGAGCACATCCTGGTTCGTCACGAGCAGGCTGCTACCCATATGGCGGACGGCTACGCCCGCGCCACCGGCAAGGCCGGTGTGGTGCTGGTAACCTCCGGCCCGGGCGCGACCAATGCCATCACCGGTATTGCCACCGCTTACATGGACTCGATTCCGATGGTCATCCTGTCCGGCCAGGTGCCTAGCACCATGGTGGGTACCGATGCCTTCCAGGAAACCGACATGATCGGTATCTCGCGGCCGATCGTGAAGCACAGCTTCATGATCAAACACGCTACCGAGATCCCTGAAGTTCTGAAAAAAGCCTTCTATCTGGCGCAATCCGGCCGTCCTGGCCCGGTCGTGGTCGACATCCCAAAAGATATGACCAACCCGGCCGAGAAGTTCGAATACGTCTATCCGAAGAAGGTCAAGCTGCGCTCCTACAGCCCGGCAGTGCGTGGCCACTCCGGCCAGATCCGCAAGGCTGCCGAGATGCTGCTGGCTGCCAAACGTCCGATCGTCTATGCCGGTGGGGGTGTGATTCTAGGTGGTGGCTCCGAAGCGCTGACCGAAATTGCCAAGTCGCTGAACCTGCCAGTCACCAATACCCTGATGGGCCTTGGCGGCTTCCCGGGTACCGACCGCCAGTTCCTCGGCATGCTCGGTATGCACGGCAGCTACACCGCCAACATGGCCATGCACAATGCCGATGTGATTTTCGCGGTCGGCGCGCGCTTCGATGACCGCGTGGTCAATGGTCCGGCCAAGTTCTGCCCGAATGCCAAGATCATTCACATCGACATCGACCCGGCGTCGATCTCCAAGATGATCAAGGCCGACGTGCCGATCGTGGGCCCGGTCGACAGCGTGCTGAGCGAGATGCTCGGCATCCTCAAGGAAATCGGCGAGCAGCCAGACAAGACCGCGGCCGAAGCCTGGTGGAAGCAGATCGACGAGTGGCGCGGTAATGGCGAACTGTTCCCCTACAACAAGGGCGACGGCAGCGTCATCAAGCCACAGACCGTCATCGAGACCCTGTGCGAAGTGACCAACGGCGATGCTTTCGTCACCTCCGACGTCGGTCAGCACCAGATGTTCGCGGCGCAGTACTACCGCTTCAACAAGCCGAACCGCTGGATCAACTCCGGTGGCTTGGGCACCATGGGCTTCGGTTTCCCTGCGGCTATGGGCATCAAGCTCAACTTCCCGGATCAGGACGTGGCCTGCGTGACTGGCGAAGGCAGCATCCAGATGAACATCCAGGAACTGTCCACCTGCATGCAGTACGGCCTGCCGGTGAAGATCGTCAACCTGAACAACGGCGTGCTGGGCATGGTCCGTCAGTGGCAGGACATGGCCTACAACGGCCGTCACTCGCACTCCTATGTCGAGTCGCTGCCTGACTTCATCAAGCTGGCCGAGGCCTATGGCCATGTGGGTATCCGCATCACCAGCCTGAAGGACCTAAAGCCGAAGCTCGAAGAAGCCTTCGCGATGAAGGACCGCCTGGTGTTCATCGACATCGCGGTCGACCGTACCGAGCACGTCTATCCGATGCAGATCAAGGATGGCTCGATGCGTGACATGTGGCTGAGCAAGACGGAGCGTACCTGA
- the ilvN gene encoding acetolactate synthase small subunit — translation MRHIISLLLENEPGALSRVVGLFSQRNYNIESLTVAPTEDPTLSRLTLTTVGHDEVIEQITKNLNKLVEVVKLVDLSESAHIERELMLVKVKATGAQRAEIKRTTDIFRGQIVDVTASVYTVQLSGTSDKLDSFIQAIGTASILETVRSGVTGIARGDKVLSI, via the coding sequence ATGCGGCACATCATTTCCCTGCTGCTGGAAAACGAACCCGGTGCTTTGTCCCGCGTGGTCGGCCTGTTCTCCCAGCGCAACTACAACATTGAAAGCCTGACCGTGGCGCCCACCGAAGACCCGACCCTGTCGCGTCTGACGCTGACCACCGTTGGCCATGACGAAGTGATCGAGCAGATCACCAAAAACCTCAACAAGCTGGTCGAAGTGGTCAAGCTTGTCGACCTGTCGGAAAGCGCTCACATCGAGCGTGAACTGATGCTGGTCAAGGTCAAGGCCACCGGTGCCCAGCGTGCCGAGATCAAGCGCACCACGGATATCTTCCGTGGCCAGATCGTCGACGTAACCGCCAGCGTGTACACCGTGCAGCTCAGTGGTACCAGCGACAAACTGGACAGCTTCATCCAGGCCATCGGCACTGCATCGATTCTCGAAACCGTGCGCAGCGGCGTCACCGGCATTGCCCGTGGCGACAAAGTGCTCAGCATCTAA
- the ilvC gene encoding ketol-acid reductoisomerase, whose amino-acid sequence MKVFYDKDCDLSIIQGKKVAIIGYGSQGHAQACNLKDSGVDVTVGLRKGSATVAKAEAHGLKVADVATAVAAADLVMILTPDEFQGALYKNEIEPNIKKGATLAFSHGFSIHYNQVVPRADLDVIMIAPKAPGHTVRSEFVKGGGIPDLIAIYQDASGNAKNVALSYASGVGGGRTGIIETTFKDETETDLFGEQAVLCGGTVELVKAGFETLVEAGYAPEMAYFECLHELKLIVDLMYEGGIANMNYSISNNAEYGEYVTGPEVINEESRKAMRNALKRIQDGEYAKMFISEGATNYPSMTAKRRNNAAHGIEVIGEQLRSMMPWISANKIVDKTKN is encoded by the coding sequence ATGAAAGTTTTCTACGATAAAGACTGCGACCTTTCCATCATCCAGGGCAAGAAAGTCGCCATCATCGGTTACGGTTCCCAGGGCCACGCCCAAGCGTGCAACCTGAAGGACTCCGGTGTAGACGTTACCGTCGGTCTGCGTAAAGGTTCGGCTACCGTTGCCAAGGCTGAAGCCCACGGCCTGAAAGTGGCCGACGTTGCCACCGCCGTCGCTGCTGCCGACCTGGTCATGATCCTGACCCCGGACGAGTTCCAGGGCGCTCTGTACAAGAACGAAATCGAGCCGAACATCAAGAAGGGCGCCACCCTGGCCTTCTCCCACGGTTTCTCGATCCATTACAACCAGGTCGTTCCACGTGCCGACCTCGACGTAATCATGATCGCGCCGAAGGCCCCGGGCCACACCGTGCGTTCCGAGTTCGTCAAAGGCGGCGGTATCCCTGACCTGATCGCTATCTACCAGGACGCTTCCGGCAACGCCAAGAACGTCGCCCTGTCCTACGCTTCGGGCGTTGGTGGCGGCCGTACCGGCATCATCGAAACCACCTTCAAGGACGAGACTGAAACCGACCTGTTCGGTGAGCAGGCTGTTCTGTGCGGCGGTACCGTCGAGCTGGTCAAAGCCGGTTTCGAAACCCTGGTTGAAGCTGGCTACGCGCCGGAAATGGCCTACTTCGAGTGCTTGCACGAGCTGAAGTTGATCGTCGACCTCATGTACGAAGGCGGTATCGCCAACATGAACTACTCGATCTCCAACAACGCCGAATACGGTGAGTACGTCACCGGTCCGGAAGTCATCAACGAAGAATCCCGCAAGGCCATGCGCAACGCTCTGAAGCGCATCCAGGACGGCGAGTACGCGAAGATGTTCATCTCCGAAGGCGCCACCAACTACCCATCGATGACCGCCAAGCGTCGCAACAACGCCGCTCACGGTATCGAAGTCATCGGCGAGCAACTGCGTTCGATGATGCCGTGGATCTCGGCTAACAAAATCGTCGACAAGACCAAGAACTGA
- the pssA gene encoding CDP-diacylglycerol--serine O-phosphatidyltransferase encodes MSERPEEPNKPSDAESLLPVDEHVEEGHDAEGRKVRHRGIYLLPNLFTTANLFAGFYSIINSMSAQSALSAGDPREASKYFAFAAIAIFVAMVLDGLDGRVARMTNTQSAFGAEYDSLSDMVAFGVAPALLAFGWALGDMGKVGWMVAFIYVAGAALRLARFNTQVGTADKRYFIGLASPAAAGVVAGTVWAFSDYGIQGSKLSFLVALLVAAAGMLMVSNIKYNSFKELDLKGRVPFVAILAVVLVFAVVFSDPPRILLLIFLAYAASGPIQFLLKGRHRKS; translated from the coding sequence ATGAGCGAACGTCCCGAAGAGCCGAACAAGCCCTCCGACGCCGAAAGCCTGCTACCTGTCGATGAGCACGTTGAAGAAGGGCATGATGCCGAAGGGCGCAAAGTGCGCCATCGCGGTATCTATCTGTTGCCCAATCTGTTCACCACCGCCAACCTGTTTGCCGGTTTCTATTCCATCATCAACTCGATGAGCGCGCAGAGCGCCCTCAGTGCTGGTGACCCGCGCGAGGCGAGCAAGTACTTTGCCTTTGCCGCCATTGCCATTTTCGTGGCCATGGTGCTCGACGGCCTCGATGGCCGTGTCGCCCGTATGACCAACACCCAGAGCGCCTTTGGAGCCGAGTACGACTCGTTGTCGGACATGGTCGCCTTCGGCGTGGCTCCGGCCCTTCTGGCCTTTGGCTGGGCGCTGGGCGACATGGGCAAGGTCGGCTGGATGGTCGCCTTCATCTATGTGGCCGGTGCCGCGCTGCGCCTGGCGCGTTTCAATACCCAGGTCGGTACTGCCGACAAGCGCTACTTCATCGGCCTGGCCAGCCCGGCTGCCGCTGGTGTGGTCGCCGGTACCGTATGGGCCTTCAGCGACTATGGTATCCAGGGGTCCAAGTTGTCGTTCCTGGTGGCACTGCTGGTTGCCGCAGCCGGTATGTTGATGGTCAGCAACATCAAGTACAACAGCTTCAAGGAGCTCGACCTCAAGGGCCGCGTGCCGTTCGTGGCGATCCTCGCGGTGGTGCTGGTGTTTGCCGTGGTATTCAGCGACCCGCCGCGCATCTTGCTGCTGATTTTCCTTGCCTACGCCGCTTCCGGCCCGATCCAGTTCCTGCTCAAAGGGCGTCATCGTAAATCCTGA